The following are encoded together in the Scytonema millei VB511283 genome:
- a CDS encoding glycosyltransferase family 4 protein, translating into MTTQSLALDAASASQAPDILIVSRVFPPDPGGIQDYTYNRCLQDPDRAIVLTAAHPGDKEFDRLQPFPVHRWLVPGFLHTFFDRTGWLGGVLKQLLYAIESFIVALLLYRRYRYRYIEWFHGFDFPVLLLLSYLLPIRFFIYLHGNDLLCPLSNSIFQALFQHTLQRAQGIVCNSRFTQDFLKERCQFNTPTYIINPAIGVEKFGNLDRIPNLRTELRAQHGIPETAVVLLSVGRLVRRKGFDRAIENLPALVAEGIDVYYFICGRGPMESELKSLATRLGVDRRVFFTGYVPDDRLASYYAACDLFIMPTFFDAAAKSIEGFGIVYLEAGYFAKPVIAARLGGVTDAVRHEENGLLVDPNFPTELANALLRLCQDRQLRERLGSRGKELAERKPLHRSVYLQEIRT; encoded by the coding sequence ATGACTACACAAAGTCTTGCTCTAGATGCTGCGTCAGCCAGTCAAGCACCAGATATTTTGATTGTCTCTCGCGTTTTTCCCCCCGATCCAGGCGGAATTCAAGATTACACCTACAATCGTTGTTTGCAAGACCCCGATCGCGCGATCGTTTTAACCGCCGCTCACCCAGGAGACAAGGAATTCGATCGCCTGCAACCATTTCCAGTCCATCGTTGGCTAGTCCCTGGATTTCTCCACACTTTTTTCGATCGCACTGGTTGGTTGGGTGGTGTCCTCAAGCAACTACTCTACGCGATCGAGTCGTTTATTGTTGCCCTCTTACTCTATCGTCGCTATCGCTATCGATATATTGAATGGTTTCACGGCTTCGATTTTCCCGTATTGTTACTGCTGAGTTATTTGCTCCCGATCCGGTTTTTTATCTATTTACATGGAAACGATCTGCTCTGTCCTTTGAGCAATTCCATTTTTCAGGCTTTATTCCAGCACACGCTCCAGCGAGCGCAGGGTATTGTTTGCAATAGTCGTTTTACCCAAGACTTCTTAAAAGAACGCTGTCAGTTTAATACGCCTACATATATTATCAATCCCGCGATCGGAGTTGAGAAGTTTGGCAATCTCGACCGCATTCCCAACCTCCGCACGGAGCTACGCGCTCAGCACGGCATTCCTGAGACAGCGGTCGTCCTTCTCTCAGTAGGACGGCTGGTTCGTCGTAAGGGATTCGATCGCGCGATCGAGAATTTGCCTGCACTGGTGGCTGAAGGCATCGATGTCTATTATTTCATCTGCGGTCGAGGTCCGATGGAGTCCGAGCTGAAATCCCTCGCGACCCGATTGGGTGTGGATCGCCGCGTGTTCTTCACTGGATACGTTCCTGACGATCGATTGGCTAGTTACTATGCAGCCTGCGATTTATTTATCATGCCAACCTTTTTTGATGCCGCAGCCAAGAGTATCGAAGGTTTTGGGATTGTTTACCTCGAAGCTGGGTACTTTGCCAAACCCGTCATCGCGGCGCGGCTGGGTGGAGTAACAGATGCAGTGCGCCACGAAGAAAATGGTTTGCTAGTAGACCCCAATTTTCCCACAGAACTCGCCAATGCTCTACTGCGTTTGTGTCAAGACCGACAGTTACGCGAACGGCTTGGTAGCAGGGGCAAGGAATTAGCAGAACGCAAACCTCTGCACCGATCGGTTTACCTACAGGAGATCCGCACCTGA
- the pssD gene encoding PssD/Cps14F family polysaccharide biosynthesis glycosyltransferase: protein MKLLLVCNPGGHFSTMMGLKSFWSTYEREWVTYRHYDTQKLSEKERVYWVAMQEARMLVKASINFFKALVILRQSKPDLVLSTGASIAVPFIVASKLYGIKTVFIESISRSGNLSLTGRIVYNLVDEFYVQWPECVERYPKAQYKGVVV from the coding sequence ATGAAATTATTATTGGTCTGCAACCCAGGAGGTCATTTCTCGACCATGATGGGTTTGAAAAGCTTTTGGTCTACCTACGAAAGAGAGTGGGTAACTTATCGGCATTATGACACGCAAAAATTAAGCGAAAAAGAACGGGTTTATTGGGTAGCAATGCAGGAAGCGCGGATGTTAGTTAAGGCATCGATCAACTTCTTTAAAGCTTTAGTTATTCTGCGCCAAAGCAAACCCGATTTAGTCCTGTCCACGGGAGCTAGCATAGCCGTACCATTTATCGTAGCGAGCAAATTGTATGGCATTAAAACAGTTTTTATTGAAAGTATCTCGCGCTCGGGAAATTTGAGCCTCACAGGAAGAATTGTTTATAACCTAGTAGACGAGTTTTACGTCCAATGGCCCGAGTGTGTAGAACGCTATCCCAAGGCTCAATACAAAGGTGTAGTTGTGTAA
- a CDS encoding glycosyltransferase translates to MIVYTLGTIFFPFDRAVDWLQILLEQEIIVEPVLLQHGATSARLNHPLLTSVPSLSRHEMYAAAQQASLVISHAGQGSTRMLAEMGACFVLLPRLKRYGEHVDDHQLLFARAVEKHGIQHCIELQQLLEYVKERPSPFQGKLFNAPSLVMHLIERYRSLELQK, encoded by the coding sequence ATGATTGTTTACACGCTTGGAACTATCTTTTTTCCTTTCGATCGCGCTGTTGATTGGTTGCAAATACTACTCGAACAAGAAATCATTGTCGAACCAGTATTACTTCAGCATGGTGCGACATCGGCTCGGTTGAACCATCCCCTGTTGACTAGCGTGCCTTCACTCAGTCGCCATGAAATGTATGCAGCGGCACAGCAGGCTTCATTAGTCATTTCACATGCAGGGCAAGGTTCTACACGAATGCTAGCAGAAATGGGTGCTTGTTTTGTCCTACTCCCCAGACTAAAACGCTATGGAGAACACGTAGACGACCATCAACTTTTATTCGCTCGCGCTGTAGAGAAACATGGCATACAACACTGTATCGAACTTCAGCAGTTACTTGAATATGTAAAGGAGCGTCCTTCTCCTTTCCAAGGAAAATTATTTAACGCTCCTTCACTAGTGATGCATTTAATTGAACGATATAGAAGTTTGGAACTTCAGAAATAA
- a CDS encoding polysaccharide lyase, with amino-acid sequence MIVENCNKSAKVWKQRSLRSALGTIFLGTALFASVGIQQAHAGIIESSTEITQSRNKGCSGMEPSYNIKRAGQTAFKHWVNRCGERSEIEKNKTKIGETYWYGWSIFIPTDWKDNDAGWDILNQFGAYPTKKGRKHPCGGIGSKISRRGDSVIFDLQRSGGSVDALCTRHTIAKVAELRGQWTDFVMHVKWTGNNDGFLKLWLKTGNGNYVQKMNYQGATFWNDEGTGPYFKMGLYKGNPNFQGPAPRVVYTDEYRLGDANSGFGQVAP; translated from the coding sequence ATGATCGTTGAGAATTGCAATAAGTCTGCCAAAGTTTGGAAACAGCGATCGCTACGCTCGGCTTTAGGCACAATATTCTTGGGTACGGCTTTGTTTGCTTCAGTAGGAATACAGCAAGCTCATGCCGGAATCATTGAGTCATCGACTGAAATTACGCAATCTAGAAACAAAGGTTGCTCGGGAATGGAGCCTTCCTACAATATTAAAAGAGCTGGACAAACAGCTTTTAAACATTGGGTAAACCGTTGCGGCGAACGTTCTGAAATCGAAAAGAATAAAACTAAAATTGGTGAAACTTATTGGTATGGGTGGTCTATATTCATCCCCACAGACTGGAAAGATAATGATGCAGGATGGGATATTTTGAATCAATTTGGGGCTTATCCTACCAAAAAAGGTAGAAAACATCCCTGTGGTGGCATTGGCTCCAAGATTTCTCGCAGAGGCGATTCCGTCATATTCGATCTTCAACGCAGTGGTGGTTCTGTTGATGCCCTATGTACTCGTCATACCATAGCTAAGGTTGCTGAATTACGAGGGCAATGGACTGATTTTGTCATGCATGTGAAATGGACGGGAAATAACGATGGATTCCTCAAACTTTGGCTAAAAACAGGCAACGGCAATTACGTTCAGAAAATGAACTATCAGGGAGCGACTTTCTGGAACGATGAAGGCACGGGACCGTATTTCAAGATGGGATTATATAAAGGCAATCCTAACTTTCAGGGTCCCGCTCCTAGAGTTGTCTACACTGACGAATATCGCCTGGGGGATGCTAATTCCGGCTTTGGACAAGTTGCACCATAA
- the rfbF gene encoding glucose-1-phosphate cytidylyltransferase, producing the protein MKAILLAGGLGTRLSEETTIKPKPMVEIGGRPILWHIMKTYSTYGINDFIICCGYKGYVIKEYFANYFLHMSDVTFDMRFNQMNVHCGYAEPWRVTLVDTGESTMTGGRLKRVKEHIGSETFCFTYGDGVSSVNIKQLIEFHKQQKTLATLTATQPPGRFGAICLEQEQTKITSFQEKPTGDGAWINGGYFVLEPEVIDYIADDSTVWESEPLEKLAYNEQLSAYKHDGFWQPMDTLRDKNYLEDLWKSGKAPWKVW; encoded by the coding sequence ATGAAAGCTATTCTACTCGCTGGCGGACTTGGCACTCGTTTAAGTGAAGAAACAACCATTAAGCCAAAGCCAATGGTTGAAATTGGTGGTAGACCAATTCTTTGGCACATTATGAAGACTTATTCTACCTATGGCATTAATGATTTTATTATTTGCTGCGGCTACAAAGGCTATGTAATTAAAGAGTACTTTGCTAACTACTTCTTACACATGTCCGATGTCACATTTGATATGCGCTTTAATCAAATGAACGTTCATTGCGGTTATGCCGAACCTTGGCGAGTCACGCTAGTTGATACGGGAGAATCAACCATGACTGGCGGACGGCTGAAGCGAGTCAAAGAGCATATTGGTAGTGAAACTTTCTGTTTTACTTATGGTGATGGTGTAAGTAGCGTCAATATTAAACAGCTAATTGAATTTCACAAACAACAAAAAACTTTAGCTACTTTAACAGCAACTCAGCCACCAGGAAGATTTGGTGCAATTTGCCTCGAACAGGAACAAACTAAAATTACTTCTTTCCAAGAAAAGCCTACAGGAGATGGCGCTTGGATTAATGGTGGTTACTTTGTTTTGGAGCCAGAAGTTATTGACTACATAGCAGATGACTCCACCGTTTGGGAAAGCGAACCATTAGAAAAGTTAGCTTATAACGAGCAGTTATCTGCCTACAAACATGATGGTTTTTGGCAACCAATGGATACTTTAAGAGATAAAAACTATCTCGAAGATCTTTGGAAGAGCGGTAAAGCTCCTTGGAAAGTATGGTAG
- a CDS encoding heparin lyase I family protein, which translates to MTTTVKRPEIGKGGSACQKLATISPAKGNGQKVFKHWVDRCGERSEMATKKTKIGETYWYGWSMFVPSTWKNTDAGFDIVNQFGAFPSKKGRRYKCGGIGSKISRQGSNFIFDFQRQGNSVDVECTKFTLAKVSQLQGQWTDFVMHVKWTGNRDGFLKLWMKTGNGKYIQKINHRGATFWNDEGTGPYFKMGLYKGNPNFKGPAPRSLYTAEYRLGDANSSFKQVAPRLSKQKIAD; encoded by the coding sequence GTGACTACAACTGTTAAGCGCCCAGAAATTGGTAAAGGGGGTTCTGCTTGCCAAAAGCTAGCAACTATTTCCCCTGCTAAAGGGAACGGACAGAAGGTTTTCAAACATTGGGTAGATCGTTGCGGCGAACGGTCTGAGATGGCAACGAAAAAAACTAAGATTGGTGAAACCTACTGGTATGGATGGTCTATGTTCGTTCCCTCTACTTGGAAAAATACCGATGCAGGATTTGATATCGTAAACCAATTTGGAGCTTTTCCCTCCAAAAAAGGAAGAAGATACAAGTGTGGTGGTATCGGATCTAAAATTTCTCGCCAAGGTAGTAACTTTATCTTCGATTTCCAACGGCAAGGTAATTCTGTTGATGTCGAATGTACTAAATTCACCTTAGCTAAAGTTTCCCAATTGCAAGGGCAATGGACTGATTTTGTCATGCATGTGAAATGGACGGGAAATCGAGATGGATTCCTTAAACTGTGGATGAAAACAGGCAACGGTAAATATATTCAAAAAATTAATCATCGGGGAGCGACTTTCTGGAACGATGAAGGCACGGGACCATACTTCAAGATGGGATTGTATAAGGGCAATCCTAACTTTAAGGGTCCTGCTCCTCGATCGCTCTATACTGCTGAATATCGCCTGGGTGATGCTAATTCCAGCTTCAAGCAAGTTGCACCGCGTCTTTCTAAGCAAAAAATAGCTGATTAA
- a CDS encoding glycosyltransferase family 61 protein, whose protein sequence is MSFVINVLKKKIMTGRLRSAVGMIRFPLRQWVFSIATKKLGLNIVTREEILKNKEQYSLIQFGTEETILVDEPYNKNPNEIPSIISSRIGKPNTLNQPGIFEVANARLVGSTAVGFDADGNLLAETLNPLNLSRAIPTRTHILKYLPTWEDRVDTACSIVMGNGNYFHWIADYLTRLQGLEFYQEQTGRKPTLIIDKNPAKWQIESLRLLGYEPENCLPWNGTSLKVDRLVIPSWRRERRIIPPSVCRWMRQRMLSNLDKVKSQSESFSSRIYISRTKTTGRQVTNEEEVLAALAPLGFVSYTMEKMSFADQVRLFSQAEIVVSPHGAALTNTLFAQNLNVIELFGSYGSPSFFLLAKALGFRYACLATGYSGKNEFSQKYNGVTVDVARLQILVEEMLSLSSDRSLLSMNS, encoded by the coding sequence ATGTCATTTGTTATAAACGTACTTAAGAAAAAAATTATGACTGGTCGCCTGAGATCGGCGGTTGGAATGATTCGTTTTCCACTCCGTCAATGGGTGTTTTCCATTGCTACAAAAAAGCTGGGCTTAAATATAGTAACTAGGGAAGAAATTTTAAAAAACAAAGAGCAATATTCCTTAATTCAATTTGGCACAGAGGAAACAATCTTAGTTGACGAGCCTTACAACAAGAATCCTAATGAAATTCCCAGCATAATTTCTAGCAGAATTGGTAAACCGAATACCTTAAACCAACCTGGCATATTTGAAGTTGCAAATGCTCGGCTGGTAGGTTCTACAGCCGTAGGATTTGATGCAGATGGGAACTTACTTGCAGAAACACTCAATCCGCTAAATTTAAGTAGAGCTATACCTACACGTACCCATATTCTTAAATATTTGCCTACTTGGGAAGATCGAGTAGATACAGCCTGTTCGATAGTAATGGGTAACGGTAATTATTTTCACTGGATTGCAGATTATTTAACTCGGCTTCAAGGACTTGAATTCTATCAAGAACAAACTGGAAGAAAACCGACTTTAATTATAGATAAAAATCCTGCTAAGTGGCAGATAGAATCTCTTAGACTCTTAGGATACGAGCCAGAGAATTGTCTACCCTGGAATGGAACGAGTTTAAAAGTTGACCGATTAGTCATCCCTTCCTGGCGACGCGAACGGCGCATCATACCACCTTCTGTCTGTCGGTGGATGCGGCAGCGTATGCTCAGCAATCTAGATAAAGTAAAAAGTCAAAGTGAAAGTTTTAGTTCTAGAATCTATATCTCTAGAACCAAAACAACTGGTCGTCAAGTGACAAATGAAGAGGAAGTTTTAGCAGCTTTGGCTCCATTAGGATTTGTATCTTACACAATGGAGAAAATGAGCTTTGCCGATCAAGTTAGATTATTTTCTCAAGCAGAAATCGTTGTTTCGCCTCATGGTGCTGCGCTTACAAATACCCTCTTTGCGCAGAACTTAAACGTCATCGAACTTTTTGGTTCGTATGGTAGTCCATCTTTCTTCCTTTTAGCAAAAGCATTAGGTTTTCGATATGCTTGCCTTGCAACAGGATACAGTGGCAAAAATGAGTTTAGTCAGAAGTATAACGGCGTAACGGTGGATGTAGCGAGATTGCAGATTCTCGTTGAAGAAATGTTATCTCTATCTAGCGATCGCTCCTTGTTAAGTATGAACTCATAA
- a CDS encoding glycosyltransferase family 61 protein: MVSSILKSFKKKILVGRRRQTILLIKRPLRQWIFSQAIEKLGLNLVTRKELLAQRKKYHVQNFSSGESVIIDKPRQGSDEMPKLTESMGSFTLEEPIVFEVENAKLVGPAAVGFDRDGSIISEIITGNLKSLNRLPARTLFLKQLPDFTTPQMNVACSLVNPTSMGYFTWMGNLTRFEGIEYYQAQTGIKPKLIINSHPTKWQRESLRLLGYEPQDCIQWNGSRIKVSRLVVPSYRRVQQLISPSGCRWLRQRLVSNLPGKESEKGDFSSRVYIVRTKKTGRTIINEEEVLSVLTQLGFVGYTLEELSFADQVRLFSQAEMVVAAHGAGLANIMFAENLKVIELFGSYGTAAYFVLSKMLNFDYACLVSDPQGKNQVSERYTDMTVDIAKLKTLLTEMLSSDRQPLVKPIDVQQIDEQKLVDS; encoded by the coding sequence ATGGTGTCATCTATACTGAAGTCGTTCAAGAAAAAAATTCTAGTTGGTCGTCGTAGACAAACCATTTTGTTAATAAAAAGACCCTTGCGCCAGTGGATATTCTCTCAGGCGATCGAAAAGCTCGGCTTAAATCTAGTTACAAGGAAAGAATTACTCGCTCAACGCAAAAAATACCATGTTCAAAACTTTAGCTCTGGGGAATCAGTTATAATTGACAAGCCCCGTCAAGGTTCAGATGAAATGCCTAAACTAACTGAAAGTATGGGCAGTTTTACTTTGGAAGAGCCTATAGTATTTGAAGTGGAAAACGCTAAACTTGTTGGACCTGCTGCTGTTGGTTTCGATCGAGATGGAAGCATAATTTCAGAAATAATCACTGGAAATCTAAAGAGTTTAAACAGATTGCCTGCACGAACCTTATTTTTAAAGCAATTGCCTGATTTTACCACTCCTCAAATGAACGTAGCTTGTTCGCTGGTGAATCCAACTAGCATGGGCTATTTTACCTGGATGGGAAATTTAACTCGATTTGAAGGAATAGAATATTATCAAGCACAAACTGGAATCAAACCAAAATTAATTATTAATTCTCATCCTACTAAGTGGCAAAGAGAATCTCTTAGACTCTTAGGATATGAGCCGCAAGATTGTATACAATGGAACGGCTCAAGAATAAAAGTTAGTCGATTAGTAGTTCCATCTTATCGTCGCGTACAACAGCTAATTTCACCTTCAGGCTGTCGTTGGCTTCGTCAACGTCTAGTTAGTAATTTACCTGGCAAAGAAAGCGAAAAAGGCGATTTTTCATCCAGAGTATACATTGTTCGTACTAAAAAAACAGGTCGGACAATTATTAATGAAGAGGAAGTCCTATCTGTTTTAACTCAATTGGGATTTGTGGGTTACACGCTAGAAGAATTGAGTTTTGCAGACCAGGTTAGACTATTTTCTCAAGCAGAAATGGTTGTTGCTGCTCATGGTGCTGGGTTAGCAAATATTATGTTTGCAGAAAACTTGAAGGTAATCGAACTTTTTGGTTCATATGGTACTGCGGCTTATTTTGTTTTATCTAAAATGCTGAATTTTGACTATGCTTGCTTAGTATCAGATCCTCAAGGAAAAAACCAAGTGAGTGAGAGATACACCGATATGACAGTAGACATCGCCAAACTAAAAACGCTTCTTACAGAAATGTTGTCTAGCGATCGCCAACCTTTAGTTAAACCTATTGATGTGCAACAAATTGATGAGCAAAAATTAGTTGATTCTTAA
- a CDS encoding glycosyltransferase family 61 protein has product MASVRNLLKKKILVGHRIVIYKRIKKSLRKWIFSLFKEKKGFDILTREKLFKNNDKYQILPFGAEENIIISEPFNGVDELPNLIKTTSLLTSAIGKFTLKKPFVAEVINAELVGSAAVGFDREGSLITETVMQDLVNIERYLPNGIPAQTLILKNLPSFGSPQLDTACSLLNWWSKNYSHWIVDCLLRLEGLEYYQEKTGRKLTLIIEPNPPGWKIESLKLLGYELDDCVAWKGSKIKVNRLIVPSFRREQAFPVSPAACQWLRQRLLSNLPNVESKQHSFSPRIYISRAKTTGRKVINEDAVLKALSPFGFVAYAPENMSFADEVRLFSQAEIVVAPHGSGLVNIIFAQNLSVIELFGSTGVPCFLVLAKSLGFQYGCLTADYNSRNNHSFEQNNNIMVDIPKLQVLVEEMLTMRYSDRHPVITTY; this is encoded by the coding sequence ATGGCATCTGTAAGGAATTTGCTAAAGAAAAAGATTCTAGTTGGTCATCGTATAGTCATTTATAAGAGAATTAAAAAATCACTGCGTAAGTGGATATTTTCTCTTTTTAAAGAGAAGAAAGGTTTTGATATTCTGACAAGAGAAAAACTATTTAAAAATAACGATAAATACCAAATTCTCCCCTTCGGAGCTGAAGAGAACATTATAATTAGTGAGCCGTTTAATGGAGTAGATGAACTACCAAATTTAATTAAGACTACAAGTTTACTTACAAGCGCAATTGGCAAATTTACTTTAAAAAAGCCTTTTGTAGCTGAAGTAATAAATGCCGAGCTTGTTGGTTCGGCAGCAGTTGGATTCGATCGGGAGGGAAGCTTAATTACAGAAACTGTAATGCAAGATCTAGTAAATATAGAAAGATATTTACCTAATGGCATTCCTGCACAAACTTTAATCTTAAAGAATTTACCTAGCTTTGGCTCTCCTCAACTGGATACAGCTTGTTCGTTACTTAATTGGTGGTCTAAGAATTATTCTCATTGGATAGTAGATTGTTTATTGCGACTCGAAGGACTTGAATATTATCAAGAGAAAACTGGAAGAAAACTAACTTTAATTATTGAACCAAATCCTCCTGGCTGGAAAATAGAGTCTCTCAAACTTTTAGGATATGAACTAGATGATTGTGTAGCTTGGAAAGGTTCAAAAATAAAAGTCAACCGATTAATAGTTCCATCTTTTCGACGCGAGCAAGCCTTCCCTGTATCACCAGCCGCCTGTCAGTGGCTTCGTCAACGCCTGTTGAGTAATCTTCCTAATGTAGAGAGCAAACAGCACTCTTTTTCACCAAGAATCTATATTTCTCGCGCCAAAACAACAGGTCGTAAAGTAATTAATGAAGACGCTGTTTTAAAAGCTCTATCTCCTTTTGGATTTGTGGCATACGCACCAGAAAATATGAGCTTTGCAGATGAGGTTAGACTATTTTCACAAGCAGAAATAGTTGTTGCTCCTCATGGTTCTGGTCTCGTAAATATAATATTTGCTCAGAACCTGAGCGTCATCGAACTTTTTGGTTCAACTGGTGTTCCATGCTTTTTAGTTTTAGCAAAATCACTAGGTTTTCAGTATGGATGTCTTACAGCAGACTACAATTCGAGAAATAATCACTCCTTTGAGCAGAACAATAACATAATGGTGGACATTCCTAAATTGCAGGTTCTCGTTGAGGAGATGTTAACCATGAGATATAGCGATCGCCACCCTGTAATTACTACTTATTGA
- a CDS encoding glycosyltransferase family 61 protein, giving the protein MVNFLVAPLRNLLKQKISAAHRRTIGGAIRRSIQQQTFHFVRKIGLKVITRKEVLESNIEHRVFQFNAEEAIDINHPCNGSDQIREILNTTGQHRLAQPFVIEVENAKLVGAIAIGFDATGNIISETISGNPDCIKYIPAQTLLLEKLSNWAAPQIEAACSLTNWNSGYFHWLIDCLTRLEGIEYYQAQTGIKPTLIIHANPQEWQKESLRLLGYNPDDYIEWNDSSIKVKKLIVPSFRREHNIISPTACQWLRQRLLSNLPDNTSISLSPRIYISRPKSAGRNIINEDDVMAVLAPLGFVAYTMEELSFVDEIRLFSQAEIVIAPHGAGLTNIIFASQKLIVIDLFGSFGTPCFFALAQALGFYYGCLGEGFDPKNKTGKYKGITVDIAKLQVLLQEILNVRDRDRQVASVEEALLPTGDNSTN; this is encoded by the coding sequence GTGGTAAATTTTTTGGTCGCGCCTTTGAGGAATTTGCTCAAGCAAAAGATTTCGGCTGCTCATCGTAGAACAATCGGTGGAGCAATCCGACGCTCAATTCAGCAACAGACATTTCATTTTGTTAGAAAGATCGGCTTGAAAGTCATCACGAGAAAGGAAGTTCTTGAAAGCAATATCGAACACCGAGTTTTTCAGTTTAATGCCGAAGAAGCAATTGACATTAATCACCCCTGTAACGGTTCCGACCAGATTCGAGAAATTTTAAATACAACTGGTCAACATAGGTTGGCACAACCATTTGTCATAGAGGTAGAAAATGCTAAGTTAGTTGGAGCTATAGCTATTGGGTTTGATGCGACTGGTAACATAATTTCAGAAACGATCTCGGGAAATCCAGACTGCATTAAATATATTCCAGCTCAAACTTTACTTTTGGAAAAGTTGTCTAACTGGGCAGCACCTCAGATAGAAGCAGCTTGTTCGTTAACTAACTGGAATAGTGGTTATTTTCACTGGTTGATAGATTGTCTAACTCGACTTGAAGGAATTGAGTACTATCAAGCACAAACTGGAATTAAGCCAACTCTAATTATTCATGCCAATCCGCAAGAATGGCAAAAAGAGTCTCTCAGACTGTTAGGATACAATCCAGATGATTATATTGAATGGAACGACTCCAGCATTAAAGTTAAAAAGTTGATCGTTCCCTCTTTTCGACGAGAACACAATATTATATCGCCTACAGCCTGTCAGTGGTTGCGCCAGCGCTTATTGAGCAATCTGCCAGATAATACCAGCATCTCCTTATCGCCTAGAATATATATTTCTCGACCCAAATCAGCCGGACGCAATATCATTAACGAGGATGATGTCATGGCGGTTTTGGCTCCTTTGGGATTCGTCGCTTACACGATGGAAGAACTTAGTTTTGTAGATGAAATTAGACTATTTTCCCAAGCAGAAATAGTTATTGCTCCTCACGGTGCTGGTCTCACAAATATCATTTTTGCATCCCAAAAATTGATTGTTATCGATCTATTTGGTTCGTTTGGCACGCCGTGTTTCTTTGCCTTGGCACAAGCATTAGGCTTTTACTATGGATGCCTGGGAGAGGGCTTCGATCCCAAGAATAAAACCGGAAAGTACAAAGGCATTACGGTAGATATTGCCAAATTGCAAGTTTTACTTCAAGAAATTCTCAACGTTAGAGATCGCGATCGCCAAGTTGCCAGTGTAGAAGAGGCATTATTGCCCACTGGTGACAATAGTACGAATTAA
- a CDS encoding NAD-dependent epimerase/dehydratase family protein, which produces MKILVTGTEGYLGSLLAPILMQRGHDVIGVDTGFYKVGWLYNGTPLTAKTLNKDLRQISIEDLEGVEAIVHMAELSNDPAGQLYPNITYDINHKGSVRLATLAKTAGVRRFVYMSSCSVYGVATAGDVTEESPVNPQTAYAECKTLVERDVTTVADDSFSPTFMRNATAFGASPRMRFDIVLNNLAGLAWTTKEIKMTSDGTPWRPLVHALDIAKAIACTLEAPRDIIHNQIFNVGDTAQNYRVKQVAEIIAETFKGCKLSFGENGADNRSYRVSFEKINTVLPGFKCEWDARRGAQQLFDLFTQIDMTADTFLFRGFTRLKQLEYLIRTQQIDRDFFWKSLGD; this is translated from the coding sequence ATGAAAATTCTTGTCACTGGTACGGAAGGCTATCTCGGTTCGTTATTAGCTCCAATTTTGATGCAGCGCGGGCATGATGTTATTGGCGTAGATACAGGATTCTATAAAGTTGGTTGGTTGTATAATGGCACTCCACTGACTGCGAAAACTCTTAACAAAGATCTGCGGCAGATTTCAATTGAAGATCTAGAAGGGGTGGAAGCGATCGTCCATATGGCAGAGCTTTCCAACGATCCAGCCGGACAACTCTATCCCAACATTACCTACGACATTAATCATAAAGGTTCCGTCCGCCTCGCCACGCTAGCGAAAACAGCTGGAGTGCGGCGCTTTGTCTATATGTCTTCCTGTAGCGTCTACGGCGTTGCTACCGCAGGAGATGTGACTGAAGAATCACCTGTCAACCCGCAAACCGCTTATGCCGAGTGTAAGACACTTGTAGAGCGAGATGTCACGACAGTGGCTGATGATAGTTTTTCGCCTACATTTATGCGAAATGCGACAGCTTTTGGTGCTTCCCCCAGAATGCGCTTTGATATCGTCTTAAATAACCTAGCAGGCTTGGCTTGGACGACCAAAGAAATTAAAATGACAAGCGACGGTACGCCCTGGCGACCCTTAGTCCACGCCCTCGATATTGCTAAGGCGATCGCCTGCACGCTGGAAGCTCCGCGCGATATTATTCACAATCAAATCTTTAACGTGGGTGACACGGCACAAAATTATCGTGTCAAACAAGTTGCCGAAATCATTGCTGAAACTTTTAAAGGATGCAAGCTGAGTTTTGGCGAAAATGGGGCAGATAACCGCAGCTATCGCGTCAGTTTCGAGAAGATTAATACGGTACTGCCAGGATTTAAATGCGAGTGGGATGCACGGCGCGGCGCTCAACAATTATTCGATCTGTTTACTCAAATTGACATGACTGCGGACACGTTTTTATTCAGAGGATTTACTCGGTTGAAGCAGTTGGAATATTTGATTCGGACTCAGCAGATCGATCGCGATTTCTTTTGGAAGTCGCTTGGCGATTAG